One Egibacteraceae bacterium genomic window carries:
- a CDS encoding ATP-binding protein produces the protein MTTAPEAFPPPRRQRIPTPDDVLLRRFGLVRAVGGAAYFIAVGVLFGIFGSEVWPLALGVPVLAVVTTAYFKKSVAYPRTAVIASLLADALVLGGAVAFLGGTGSGLIMLYTIVVVSAGILLGPKAAYAFTVFTCLLAVLQLGLEELGLHPALLHRPDLGERVVILLVSIAGVISVGYLSATYASRLHELIALAGEEAETVRERNRRRRSFVRQASVDVRSPLRELEEVADQLDDSAAILPEKDRRRLAARLRVIVTKLDAEVAQLTDVGVLDETSVRLEPVVLRRVVEDSVVALGRRLDHHTVNIDVGPVKVVADGRGARRIVFNLLENVADHTPSGTTVTVTALTTAGHGVLVVTDDGPGVPSTAAHRLFDPPDEGGGPRVGLPLVAELAEAMGARVRYEPAPRGGARFLVSFRLSPSAAPSADDEPTAADRPRAAKR, from the coding sequence ATGACGACCGCTCCGGAGGCCTTCCCGCCACCGCGCCGGCAGCGCATCCCGACCCCCGACGACGTGCTCCTGCGCCGGTTCGGCCTCGTCCGCGCGGTCGGCGGAGCCGCGTACTTCATCGCCGTCGGGGTGCTGTTCGGGATCTTCGGCAGCGAGGTGTGGCCGCTCGCCCTCGGCGTGCCGGTTCTCGCCGTCGTGACGACCGCCTACTTCAAGAAGTCGGTCGCCTACCCGCGCACCGCGGTCATCGCCTCGCTCCTGGCCGACGCCCTGGTCCTCGGGGGAGCGGTGGCGTTCCTGGGTGGCACGGGGTCCGGTCTCATCATGCTCTACACGATCGTCGTGGTGAGCGCGGGCATCCTGCTCGGGCCCAAGGCCGCTTACGCGTTCACGGTGTTCACCTGCCTGCTCGCCGTTCTCCAGCTCGGCCTGGAGGAGCTCGGACTGCACCCGGCGCTCCTGCACCGCCCCGACCTCGGGGAGCGGGTCGTGATCCTGCTCGTCAGCATCGCCGGGGTCATCTCGGTGGGCTACCTGTCGGCCACGTACGCGAGCCGGTTGCACGAGCTCATCGCCCTCGCCGGGGAGGAGGCCGAGACCGTCCGCGAGCGCAACCGGCGCCGGCGGTCGTTCGTCCGGCAGGCCAGCGTCGACGTGCGCTCGCCGCTGCGCGAGCTCGAGGAGGTCGCCGACCAGCTCGATGACAGCGCAGCGATCCTGCCCGAGAAGGACCGCCGCCGGCTGGCCGCACGGCTGCGGGTGATCGTCACGAAGCTCGACGCCGAGGTGGCCCAGCTGACCGACGTGGGGGTCCTCGACGAGACGAGCGTGCGCCTCGAGCCGGTGGTCCTCCGCCGGGTCGTGGAGGACAGCGTCGTGGCGCTCGGCCGGCGCCTCGACCACCACACCGTCAACATCGACGTAGGGCCCGTCAAGGTCGTCGCCGACGGGCGGGGGGCGCGCCGTATCGTCTTCAACCTGCTGGAGAACGTCGCCGACCACACGCCGTCGGGGACCACGGTGACGGTCACCGCGCTCACCACGGCCGGCCACGGCGTCCTCGTCGTCACCGACGACGGCCCCGGGGTGCCCTCGACCGCCGCGCACCGGCTCTTCGACCCCCCCGACGAGGGCGGCGGACCCCGGGTCGGCCTGCCGCTCGTGGCGGAGCTCGCGGAGGCGATGGGTGCGCGGGTGCGCTACGAGCCCGCACCGCGCGGCGGCGCGCGCTTCCTCGTCTCCTTCCGCCTGTCCCCCTCGGCGGCGCCCAGCGCCGACGACGAGCCGACCGCCGCCGACCGTCCTCGAGCAGCGAAGCGGTAG